A DNA window from Paraclostridium bifermentans contains the following coding sequences:
- a CDS encoding endonuclease MutS2, producing MNKKSLKILEFDKITSLLKEKASSSLGLKYINELVPSSDYEEVKYMLEETSEAQSILIKKGGINLQGLHDVEDKVKRAKVGASIDPGSLLMIADTLRVARLLNNNLSSSEEEDFNYPIIQALSSGLYTYREVEEKIYNAIVSEVEISDSASSELRSLRRKIIQKNQSIRSKLNGIISSSTYQKYLQDAIISIRGDRFVVPVKAEYRSQVSGIVHDQSSSGATLFIEPMSIVEMNNELRQFRLKEKEEIERILSELSAMVGDISDDILSNQEILGKIDFAFAKGKLSLALKGIEPKLNKENYINIKNGRHPLLDRKSVVGNDIRLGEEFHTLVITGPNTGGKTVTIKTVGLFALMVQSGLHIPADYGTSMCVYDNVFADIGDEQSIEQSLSTFSSHMTNIVSILNEVTENSLVIFDELGAGTDPVEGAGLAIAILEDVNMAGAKCIATTHYSEIKHYALTKDGVENAAVEFDLENLRPTYRLFIGVPGKSNAFAISKRLGLSDYVINRAKEFIDTDTIAVEDVIHSLEKSRVEAVEEREEAARLRKEIQELKEEYESKLDKIAAQRERLLEEARQEAFRITRQAKEETEAVIKELRRLEQESMSKDKNRKIEELRKEISNSMGALQPSVKSMIVPKTSSKEIKELNPGDEVKVITLNQQGSVVTVDNNKKEAVVQIGIMKMNLPFKSLEKAKKDPKSTVTKATRNVIKSKSGRVKNDVDLRGMTLEEAREEVDKYLDDACLAGLEKVTVIHGIGTGVLKSGITEMLKKHKHVKSQRPGQYGEGGMGVTIVTLK from the coding sequence ATGAATAAAAAATCGTTGAAAATTTTAGAGTTTGATAAGATAACATCATTATTAAAAGAAAAAGCTTCGTCTTCTTTAGGGTTAAAATACATCAATGAATTAGTACCTAGTTCAGACTATGAAGAAGTCAAATATATGCTAGAAGAAACTAGCGAAGCTCAATCGATACTTATAAAAAAAGGTGGAATAAACCTACAAGGTCTACATGATGTAGAAGATAAAGTTAAAAGAGCAAAAGTTGGAGCGTCTATAGATCCTGGAAGTTTATTAATGATAGCAGATACTTTGAGGGTAGCGAGACTTTTAAACAACAATTTATCTTCAAGTGAAGAAGAAGATTTCAACTACCCAATAATACAAGCATTATCAAGTGGGCTATATACTTATAGGGAAGTAGAAGAAAAAATATACAATGCTATAGTTAGTGAAGTAGAAATTTCAGATAGTGCTTCGAGCGAGTTAAGATCTTTAAGAAGAAAAATAATACAAAAGAATCAATCTATACGTTCTAAACTAAATGGAATAATCAGTTCATCAACTTATCAAAAGTATTTACAAGATGCAATCATATCAATAAGAGGAGATAGATTTGTAGTACCTGTAAAAGCTGAATATAGAAGTCAAGTATCAGGTATAGTTCACGATCAATCATCGTCAGGAGCAACCTTATTTATAGAACCTATGAGCATAGTTGAAATGAACAATGAACTTAGACAATTTAGATTAAAAGAAAAAGAAGAAATAGAAAGAATACTAAGTGAATTATCAGCTATGGTTGGAGATATAAGTGATGATATATTAAGTAATCAAGAAATTCTAGGAAAGATAGATTTCGCATTTGCAAAAGGTAAATTATCATTAGCATTAAAAGGTATAGAACCAAAGCTAAATAAAGAAAATTATATAAATATAAAAAATGGAAGACATCCTTTATTAGATAGAAAAAGCGTGGTAGGAAACGACATAAGACTAGGTGAGGAGTTCCATACATTAGTTATAACAGGACCTAACACAGGAGGTAAAACTGTTACGATTAAAACTGTAGGACTATTTGCACTTATGGTACAAAGTGGGTTACACATACCTGCAGACTATGGAACGAGTATGTGCGTTTATGACAATGTATTTGCAGATATAGGAGATGAGCAAAGTATAGAACAAAGTTTATCTACATTTTCATCTCATATGACTAATATAGTATCTATATTAAATGAAGTAACTGAAAACTCATTGGTAATATTTGATGAGTTAGGAGCTGGAACAGACCCTGTTGAAGGAGCTGGACTTGCTATAGCTATACTTGAAGATGTAAATATGGCAGGAGCTAAATGTATAGCTACTACTCACTATAGTGAGATAAAGCACTATGCACTTACTAAAGATGGAGTAGAAAATGCAGCAGTAGAATTTGATTTAGAAAACTTAAGACCAACATATAGATTATTTATTGGAGTTCCAGGAAAATCTAATGCATTTGCAATATCTAAAAGATTAGGATTAAGTGATTATGTAATTAATAGAGCTAAAGAATTTATAGATACAGACACTATAGCTGTTGAAGATGTAATTCATAGCTTAGAAAAATCAAGAGTAGAAGCTGTAGAAGAAAGAGAAGAAGCTGCTAGATTAAGAAAAGAAATTCAAGAACTAAAAGAAGAATATGAATCTAAGTTAGATAAAATAGCAGCTCAAAGAGAGAGATTATTAGAAGAAGCTAGACAAGAAGCCTTTAGAATTACGAGACAAGCTAAAGAAGAAACAGAAGCCGTTATAAAAGAACTTAGAAGATTAGAACAAGAAAGTATGTCTAAAGATAAAAATAGAAAAATTGAAGAATTAAGAAAAGAAATTTCAAATTCTATGGGAGCATTACAGCCAAGTGTAAAAAGCATGATAGTTCCAAAAACATCTTCAAAGGAAATAAAGGAATTAAATCCTGGAGATGAAGTTAAAGTAATAACTTTAAATCAACAAGGATCTGTAGTTACAGTAGATAATAATAAAAAGGAAGCTGTAGTACAAATTGGAATAATGAAAATGAACCTACCGTTTAAATCTTTAGAAAAAGCTAAAAAAGATCCGAAATCTACAGTTACAAAAGCTACTAGAAATGTTATAAAATCTAAATCTGGAAGAGTAAAAAATGATGTGGATTTAAGAGGTATGACTTTAGAAGAAGCTAGAGAAGAAGTAGATAAATACCTTGATGATGCATGTTTAGCAGGTCTTGAAAAAGTAACAGTTATACATGGTATAGGAACAGGAGTATTAAAAAGTGGAATAACTGAAATGTTAAAAAAACATAAACATGTAAAATCTCAAAGACCAGGACAATATGGTGAAGGTGGAATGGGAGTTACAATAGTAACTTTAAAATAA